From Streptomyces sp. NBC_00370, a single genomic window includes:
- a CDS encoding MFS transporter, producing MLAMALAALDGTIVATAVPQIVGDLGGLSIFSWLFSGYLLAVTVTLPVYGKLSDTFGRKPVLIAGIVLFLVGSVLCATAWSMAALIAFRVVQGLGGGAIQGTVQTVAADLYPLKERPKIQAKLSTVWATSSVAGPAIGGLFAGYLDWRWIFLINLPVGAAALWLIVRHLRETGRTGASATGSGDAVRPRKARIDWAGALAVFATGALLLTALVQGGVAWPWLSAPSLGLFAATAVLACATVVIERRAAEPIIPGWVWRRRNIAAVNLALGALGLLMVAPTVFVPTYAQSVLGLGPIAAGFVLSAMTLSWPVSAALSNRVYNRIGFRLTGVVGISLALVFLLAFPFLPFPGQAWQPALVMLLLGGALGLFQLPLIIGVQSSVGWSERGTATASILFCRQIGQSVGAALFGAVANSVLAARLAAAPTGGLPTDVDAISRALDDPAALTTQAADYLRHAVAAAVDHVFVGAAAAAAVALLVLLFVAPRCFPIIQDDSDS from the coding sequence ATGCTCGCCATGGCGCTCGCCGCTCTCGACGGCACGATCGTCGCCACCGCCGTCCCGCAGATCGTCGGGGACCTCGGCGGGCTGTCGATCTTCTCGTGGCTGTTCTCCGGCTATCTGCTCGCCGTCACCGTCACCCTGCCGGTGTACGGGAAGCTCTCCGACACCTTCGGCCGCAAGCCGGTCCTGATCGCCGGCATCGTCCTCTTCCTCGTCGGCTCGGTGCTCTGCGCGACCGCCTGGAGCATGGCGGCGCTCATCGCGTTCCGCGTCGTCCAGGGGCTCGGCGGCGGCGCCATCCAGGGCACCGTGCAGACCGTCGCGGCCGACCTGTACCCGCTCAAGGAACGCCCCAAGATCCAGGCCAAACTCTCCACGGTCTGGGCCACGTCGTCCGTCGCGGGACCCGCCATCGGCGGGCTGTTCGCCGGATACCTGGACTGGCGCTGGATCTTCCTGATCAACCTGCCGGTCGGCGCCGCCGCGCTCTGGCTCATCGTCCGGCACCTGCGGGAAACCGGCCGTACGGGCGCCTCCGCCACCGGCAGCGGGGACGCCGTACGCCCCAGGAAGGCCCGTATCGACTGGGCCGGCGCCCTCGCCGTCTTCGCCACCGGCGCCCTGCTGCTCACCGCGCTCGTCCAGGGCGGTGTCGCCTGGCCCTGGCTCTCCGCGCCCTCGCTGGGCCTGTTCGCCGCGACCGCCGTCCTCGCCTGCGCCACCGTCGTCATCGAACGCCGCGCCGCCGAACCGATCATCCCCGGCTGGGTGTGGCGGCGCCGCAACATCGCCGCGGTGAACCTGGCACTCGGCGCGCTCGGTCTGCTGATGGTCGCCCCGACCGTGTTCGTGCCGACCTACGCCCAGTCCGTGCTCGGCCTCGGCCCGATCGCCGCCGGCTTCGTACTGTCAGCGATGACCCTGAGCTGGCCGGTCAGCGCCGCGCTGTCCAACCGCGTCTACAACCGCATCGGCTTCCGGCTCACCGGCGTCGTCGGCATCAGCCTCGCCCTGGTCTTCCTGCTCGCCTTCCCCTTCCTGCCCTTCCCCGGGCAGGCCTGGCAGCCGGCGCTCGTCATGCTGCTGCTCGGCGGGGCGCTCGGACTCTTCCAACTGCCGCTGATCATCGGCGTGCAGTCGAGCGTCGGCTGGTCGGAACGCGGCACGGCCACCGCCTCGATCCTCTTCTGCCGCCAGATCGGCCAGAGCGTCGGCGCCGCGCTGTTCGGCGCCGTCGCCAACAGCGTGCTGGCCGCGCGCCTCGCCGCCGCGCCGACCGGCGGGCTCCCCACCGACGTCGACGCGATATCGCGCGCCCTCGACGACCCGGCCGCGCTGACCACGCAGGCGGCGGACTACCTGCGGCACGCCGTGGCAGCCGCCGTCGACCACGTCTTCGTCGGCGCCGCGGCGGCAGCGGCCGTCGCCCTGCTGGTCCTGCTGTTCGTCGCGCCCCGGTGCTTCCCGATCATCCAGGACGACAGCGACAGCTGA
- a CDS encoding YwqJ-related putative deaminase, protein MHTAPTDAQGDPRLSWSSVDPHLPPQLHRRRDGILPAVAAALSVRGETLTCTAGKADQPPVLHVLVQDFLDTLTSGQRERFTGRCPEAILLSRHLTATDEGRSKRARKKPLTHGDARRSLKHAKLTARRIREDGDPLHGSYAPPCRSCIALLDHFGVRPVDPTQNG, encoded by the coding sequence ATGCACACCGCACCAACAGACGCACAGGGCGACCCACGCCTCAGCTGGAGCAGCGTCGACCCACACCTTCCGCCACAGCTCCACCGGCGCCGCGACGGCATCCTGCCCGCGGTGGCGGCCGCCCTCTCCGTCCGCGGCGAGACCCTCACCTGCACCGCGGGCAAGGCCGATCAGCCACCCGTACTGCACGTCCTCGTACAGGACTTCCTCGACACCCTCACCAGCGGACAGCGGGAACGATTCACCGGGCGCTGCCCCGAAGCGATCCTGCTCTCCAGACATCTCACCGCCACCGACGAAGGGCGCTCCAAACGCGCCCGCAAGAAACCCCTCACCCACGGCGACGCCCGCCGCTCGCTCAAACACGCCAAACTCACGGCCCGCCGCATCCGCGAGGACGGCGACCCGCTGCACGGCAGCTACGCGCCGCCCTGCCGGTCCTGCATCGCCCTGCTCGACCACTTCGGCGTACGGCCCGTCGACCCCACCCAGAACGGCTGA
- a CDS encoding SUKH-3 domain-containing protein: protein MPDPTSAPTSTRFPAPVDAALREAGWQPGRWDIRQAEEWADTLRAHVTPAGHLHTVFPAAVEAWAEFGGLVITPAGPGRQIAPATVRIDPLAGIHLARTLSDLGRSLDTEITPLGEEGEGQAVLAIDAVGRVYAIDHTGDWYLGADIDLALATLLTGREPARLTSA, encoded by the coding sequence ATGCCCGACCCCACGTCCGCCCCCACCTCCACGCGCTTCCCCGCGCCCGTCGACGCCGCCCTGCGCGAAGCCGGCTGGCAGCCAGGACGGTGGGACATAAGGCAGGCCGAGGAATGGGCCGACACCCTGCGCGCACACGTCACGCCCGCGGGCCACCTGCACACCGTCTTCCCCGCCGCCGTCGAGGCCTGGGCCGAATTCGGCGGTCTGGTCATCACGCCCGCGGGGCCCGGCCGGCAGATAGCACCCGCCACCGTCCGCATCGACCCGCTCGCCGGGATCCACCTCGCCCGGACCCTGTCCGACCTGGGCCGGTCGCTGGACACCGAGATCACCCCGCTCGGCGAAGAAGGCGAAGGCCAGGCCGTACTCGCCATCGACGCCGTCGGCCGCGTCTACGCCATCGACCACACCGGCGACTGGTACCTCGGCGCGGACATCGACCTGGCACTGGCGACGCTGCTCACCGGCAGGGAACCGGCACGGCTGACGTCGGCCTGA
- a CDS encoding ABC transporter permease: MTILKTSMRNFLAHKGRMALSAVAVLLSVAFVSGTLVFTDTMNTTFDKLFAQTSADVTVSPKSAAGASDMPDNGKPESLPASTVQQVAKAEGVKSVEGAVSSMSVTVVDAKNKNIGSTSGAPTIAGNWTRNDLRSVEVTSGHAPRGPTEVMIDKDSADKHHLKLGDELRTISVTGDFTARIAGLATFKVTNPGATVVYFDTATAQRELLGATGQFTQLNVTADEGVGDTVLKRDVAAALPGAYKFQTQQEAADANRDDIGSFLDVMKYAMLGFAGIALLVGVFLIVNTFSMLVAQRTREIGLMRALGSSRKQVNRSVLVEAVLLGIVGSLAGVAAGVGLAVGLMKLMSAVGMELSTGDLTVKWTTPAVGIALGVVVTVLAAYIPARRAGKISPMAALTDAGTPADGRSGRIRATIGLVLTAAGGLALYTSTQADKAGEGSTYLGLGVVCTLIGFVVIGPLLAGVVVRALSTVVLRMFGPVGRMAERNALRNPRRTGATGAALMIGLALVACLSVVGSSMVASATDELDKSVGADFIVQSNTGQQIVPQAEAALKKSPDIARITDYKVLDAKLTSPDGKTDSDEVVAADPSYMKDLRRETTAGTLSGAYGKNAMSVGDDYAKRHGVKVGDELTVAFKAGRTAKLKVAAITSDDTSVDQGAKYLNITTAQQYVTPDKMPKNTIMFAAAQDGKEKEAYKELKSSMAAYPQYKVQDQTDFKQDLKDQIGQLLNIVYGLLALAIVVAVLGVINTLALSVVERTREIGLLRAIGLSRRQLRRMIRLESVVIALFGALLGLGLGMIWGTSAQKLLALEGLGVLEIPWPTILGVFVASAFVGLFAALIPAFRAGRMNVLNAIATE, translated from the coding sequence GTGACGATCCTCAAGACCTCGATGCGCAACTTCCTCGCGCACAAGGGAAGAATGGCGCTGTCCGCCGTGGCGGTCCTGCTGTCGGTGGCATTTGTGAGCGGCACGCTCGTCTTCACCGACACGATGAACACGACGTTCGACAAGCTCTTCGCGCAGACGTCGGCCGATGTCACGGTCAGCCCCAAGTCGGCGGCCGGCGCGTCCGACATGCCGGACAACGGCAAGCCCGAGTCCCTGCCGGCCTCGACGGTCCAGCAGGTCGCGAAGGCCGAAGGGGTGAAGTCCGTCGAGGGCGCCGTCTCCAGCATGAGCGTGACGGTCGTCGACGCGAAGAACAAGAACATCGGCTCGACCAGCGGCGCCCCGACGATCGCCGGCAACTGGACGCGTAACGACCTGCGTTCCGTGGAGGTCACCTCGGGCCACGCGCCGCGCGGCCCGACCGAGGTGATGATCGACAAGGACAGCGCCGACAAGCACCATCTGAAGCTTGGTGACGAGCTGCGCACCATCTCCGTCACGGGTGACTTCACGGCGCGGATCGCCGGTCTCGCCACGTTCAAGGTGACCAACCCGGGTGCGACCGTCGTCTACTTCGACACGGCGACCGCCCAGCGTGAACTGCTCGGTGCCACAGGGCAGTTCACCCAGCTCAACGTGACGGCCGACGAGGGTGTCGGCGACACGGTGCTGAAGAGGGACGTGGCGGCCGCGCTGCCCGGCGCGTACAAGTTCCAGACGCAGCAGGAAGCGGCGGACGCGAACCGCGACGACATCGGTTCGTTCCTCGACGTGATGAAGTACGCGATGCTCGGCTTCGCCGGGATCGCCCTGCTCGTCGGTGTCTTCCTCATCGTCAACACCTTCTCGATGCTGGTCGCCCAGCGCACCCGGGAGATCGGGCTGATGCGGGCGCTCGGCTCCAGCCGTAAGCAGGTCAACCGCTCGGTGCTGGTGGAGGCGGTCCTGCTGGGGATCGTCGGATCCCTCGCGGGGGTCGCCGCGGGCGTGGGTCTCGCCGTCGGGCTGATGAAGCTCATGTCGGCCGTCGGTATGGAGCTGTCCACCGGGGACCTGACCGTCAAGTGGACGACTCCCGCCGTCGGGATCGCGCTCGGCGTCGTCGTCACCGTCCTCGCGGCGTACATCCCGGCGCGGCGGGCGGGCAAGATCTCGCCGATGGCGGCGCTGACCGACGCCGGCACCCCGGCGGACGGCCGTTCGGGACGGATCAGGGCCACGATCGGCCTGGTCCTCACGGCGGCCGGCGGTCTCGCCCTCTACACGTCCACGCAGGCCGACAAGGCCGGCGAGGGCTCCACGTACCTCGGCCTCGGCGTGGTCTGCACGCTCATCGGGTTCGTGGTGATCGGCCCGCTGCTCGCCGGCGTGGTCGTCAGGGCGCTCAGCACGGTCGTGCTGCGGATGTTCGGCCCGGTCGGCCGGATGGCGGAGCGCAACGCGCTGCGCAACCCGCGCCGTACGGGAGCGACGGGCGCGGCCCTGATGATCGGCCTGGCCCTGGTGGCCTGCCTGTCGGTCGTCGGCTCCTCGATGGTCGCCTCGGCCACCGACGAGCTGGACAAGTCGGTCGGCGCGGACTTCATCGTCCAGTCGAACACCGGCCAGCAGATCGTCCCGCAGGCCGAGGCGGCGCTGAAGAAGTCCCCGGACATCGCCCGGATCACCGACTACAAGGTCCTCGACGCCAAGCTGACGTCCCCGGACGGCAAGACGGACAGCGACGAGGTGGTCGCGGCCGACCCGTCGTACATGAAGGACCTGCGCCGTGAGACCACGGCGGGCACCCTGTCCGGCGCGTACGGCAAGAACGCGATGTCGGTCGGTGACGACTACGCGAAGCGGCACGGTGTGAAGGTCGGCGACGAACTGACCGTCGCCTTCAAGGCCGGCAGGACGGCCAAGCTGAAGGTCGCGGCGATCACCTCGGACGACACGAGCGTCGACCAGGGCGCGAAGTACCTGAACATCACCACCGCCCAGCAGTACGTGACGCCCGACAAGATGCCGAAGAACACGATCATGTTCGCGGCCGCGCAGGACGGCAAGGAGAAGGAGGCGTACAAGGAACTCAAGTCCTCGATGGCCGCCTACCCGCAGTACAAGGTGCAGGACCAGACGGACTTCAAGCAGGACCTGAAGGACCAGATCGGCCAGCTCCTGAACATCGTCTACGGCCTGCTGGCCCTCGCGATCGTCGTCGCGGTCCTGGGCGTGATCAACACCCTGGCCCTGTCGGTCGTCGAACGGACGAGGGAGATCGGCCTCCTGCGCGCCATCGGCCTCTCCCGCCGCCAGCTGCGCCGCATGATCCGCCTCGAATCGGTGGTCATCGCCCTCTTCGGCGCCCTCCTGGGCCTCGGCCTGGGCATGATCTGGGGCACCTCGGCCCAGAAACTCCTGGCCCTGGAAGGCCTCGGAGTCCTGGAGATCCCCTGGCCCACGATCCTGGGAGTCTTCGTCGCCTCGGCCTTCGTAGGCCTGTTCGCAGCCCTGATCCCGGCATTCCGCGCGGGCCGGATGAACGTGCTGAACGCGATCGCGACGGAATAA
- a CDS encoding ABC transporter ATP-binding protein: MTTAVSIPRHGGTGGRTAVAARARQVVKAYGAGETRVVALDHVDVDIARGQFTAIMGPSGSGKSTLMHCLAGLDTVTSGEIFLDETEITKLKDKHLTQLRRDRIGFIFQAFNLLPTLNALENITLPMDIAGRKPDAAWLRRVVETVGLADRLKHRPTQLSGGQQQRVAVARALAARPEIIFGDEPTGNLDSRAGAEVLGFLRRSVDDLGQTIVMVTHDPVAASYADRVLYLADGRIVDEMLRPTADAVLDRMKDFDGRGRTS, encoded by the coding sequence GTGACAACGGCTGTGAGCATTCCCAGGCACGGGGGCACTGGAGGGCGTACGGCGGTCGCGGCGCGAGCGCGGCAGGTCGTCAAGGCGTACGGGGCGGGGGAGACGAGAGTGGTCGCGCTCGACCATGTCGATGTGGACATAGCGCGGGGGCAGTTCACGGCGATCATGGGCCCTTCGGGCTCGGGCAAGTCGACGCTGATGCACTGCCTCGCGGGGCTCGACACCGTCACGTCCGGGGAGATCTTCCTGGACGAGACGGAGATCACGAAGCTGAAGGACAAGCACCTGACGCAGCTGCGCAGGGACCGGATCGGTTTCATCTTCCAGGCGTTCAACCTGCTGCCGACGCTCAACGCGCTGGAGAACATCACGCTGCCGATGGACATCGCGGGGCGCAAGCCGGACGCCGCGTGGCTGCGCCGGGTGGTGGAGACGGTGGGGCTCGCCGATCGGCTCAAGCACCGGCCGACGCAGCTGTCGGGCGGTCAGCAGCAGCGGGTCGCGGTGGCGCGGGCGCTGGCGGCGCGGCCGGAGATCATCTTCGGTGACGAGCCGACGGGGAACCTGGACTCGCGGGCCGGCGCCGAGGTGCTGGGCTTCCTGCGCCGCTCCGTGGACGACCTGGGGCAGACGATCGTGATGGTGACGCACGACCCGGTGGCCGCTTCGTACGCGGACCGGGTGCTGTATCTCGCGGACGGCAGGATCGTCGACGAGATGCTGCGGCCGACGGCCGACGCGGTGCTGGACCGGATGAAGGACTTCGACGGCCGGGGGCGTACGTCGTGA
- a CDS encoding SUKH-4 family immunity protein, with amino-acid sequence MSAMVTFAQAQERAEEWVNGEVPGYQHREVRVREFDLGFVVWAEDREGGPVSDGGRQRLVIARDSGEATLWPALPVGEVIRRYEEEYGTRPEPAAPAPPQRIDLNQTSFLLTPPEWLQDAADKLGIPDHRPERAGSPEPAAASGAAGSGAAGSGAGASGAAASDGPGSSGGAPPIGATPWAGTDTNAASEEGSVPLPATVFAPPLSGSDEDDEPRPATGADAPTALMSGGSQLPRTAVASSFDPQSLPGAEPNPPGVNPAGANPAGPGPVGPGPAGPGAPRPPAAPGRPVGSNASDIADAATSKATAPPRGSRRSASSPSTPPPPGAPGTPGARPPGPPPSPGAPGAAGGYAPTQLVSQQGPEGPRPPGPPGPPGAPGTPGAPGTPPGGVHHAATMFADPGQGGQPPRPPGPPGAPGAPGTPGAQPGPPQPPGPPGAPGAPGAPPGGVHHAATMLAGPNPSGPQAPPGIPGPPGPPGPPPSYGYPPQPTGLPTVGPGYQAVLRYRAPDGSEAQLIRRSAPGTPHPEWQILHELRAMNVPPQQVLELHTELESCELPGGYCARMIRETWPQVRITSVAPYGQDHASRQQGMQHLLTHQGELHQVADGPARPAPVRAPLPPVPPVPPIPPEGVAQELMAAFGPQGICRYDQRAVSRQGVPEAVALTMVWAGLPADFGPFFWAQPAQPVVPTLAELAAQRQVQAAPDAGSYLVMGSDFGRALCVQYGTAHIMAVPVEAGPGGQSAPPQFVNTGLPEFTRSLALLGRMWRLRFGLNPEQAGRWTVDFQAQLAALDPAALASPESWWSVLLEQMWDGLL; translated from the coding sequence ATGAGCGCGATGGTGACCTTCGCGCAGGCGCAGGAGCGCGCGGAAGAGTGGGTCAACGGTGAGGTCCCCGGCTATCAGCACCGCGAGGTGCGGGTCCGGGAGTTCGACCTGGGGTTCGTCGTGTGGGCGGAGGACCGCGAGGGCGGTCCGGTCTCCGACGGCGGCCGGCAGCGGCTGGTGATCGCAAGGGACAGCGGTGAGGCGACGCTGTGGCCCGCGCTGCCGGTGGGTGAGGTGATCCGCCGGTACGAGGAGGAGTACGGGACGCGGCCCGAGCCTGCCGCGCCGGCGCCGCCGCAGCGGATCGACCTGAATCAGACGTCGTTCCTGTTGACGCCGCCGGAGTGGCTCCAGGACGCGGCGGACAAGCTGGGCATTCCGGATCACCGTCCGGAGAGGGCCGGTTCGCCGGAACCGGCGGCTGCTTCGGGTGCGGCTGGATCGGGTGCTGCTGGATCGGGTGCGGGCGCTTCGGGCGCTGCGGCGTCGGACGGGCCCGGCAGCTCCGGCGGTGCACCGCCGATCGGTGCGACGCCGTGGGCCGGTACGGACACGAACGCCGCGTCGGAGGAGGGTTCCGTACCGCTGCCCGCGACGGTGTTCGCGCCGCCGCTGTCCGGGTCGGACGAGGACGACGAGCCGCGGCCGGCCACGGGCGCCGATGCGCCGACGGCGCTGATGTCGGGCGGCAGCCAACTGCCGCGTACGGCGGTGGCTTCGTCGTTCGACCCGCAGTCGCTGCCGGGCGCGGAGCCGAATCCGCCGGGGGTGAATCCCGCCGGGGCGAATCCCGCGGGGCCAGGGCCTGTCGGTCCCGGACCCGCCGGGCCCGGTGCGCCGCGACCGCCTGCGGCGCCGGGGCGTCCGGTGGGCAGCAACGCGAGTGACATAGCGGACGCGGCGACGAGCAAGGCGACCGCGCCGCCGCGCGGCAGCCGCAGGTCGGCTTCGAGTCCTTCGACCCCGCCGCCGCCCGGAGCGCCGGGCACGCCGGGGGCACGGCCGCCGGGCCCGCCGCCGTCACCCGGTGCGCCGGGGGCGGCCGGTGGGTACGCCCCGACGCAACTCGTGTCGCAGCAAGGCCCGGAAGGACCGCGGCCTCCCGGACCGCCTGGTCCGCCCGGAGCACCGGGGACGCCCGGAGCGCCCGGGACGCCGCCGGGCGGGGTGCATCACGCGGCGACGATGTTCGCGGACCCGGGGCAGGGCGGTCAGCCGCCGAGGCCGCCGGGCCCGCCCGGTGCTCCTGGCGCCCCTGGTACTCCGGGCGCGCAGCCGGGTCCTCCGCAGCCTCCCGGGCCCCCCGGTGCGCCGGGTGCGCCGGGTGCGCCGCCCGGTGGGGTGCATCACGCGGCGACGATGCTCGCCGGTCCGAATCCGTCGGGTCCGCAGGCCCCGCCCGGCATTCCGGGTCCGCCGGGACCTCCCGGGCCGCCGCCCTCGTACGGCTACCCGCCGCAGCCCACCGGGCTGCCGACGGTCGGCCCCGGTTACCAGGCCGTGCTGCGCTACCGCGCCCCCGACGGGTCCGAGGCGCAGCTGATCCGTCGTTCCGCGCCGGGCACCCCGCATCCCGAGTGGCAGATCCTGCATGAGCTGCGGGCCATGAACGTGCCGCCGCAGCAGGTGCTCGAACTGCACACGGAGCTGGAGTCGTGCGAGCTGCCGGGTGGTTACTGCGCGCGGATGATCAGGGAGACCTGGCCGCAGGTGCGGATCACCAGCGTCGCCCCGTACGGCCAGGACCACGCGAGCAGGCAGCAGGGCATGCAGCATCTGCTGACCCACCAGGGCGAGTTGCACCAGGTCGCGGACGGTCCCGCGCGGCCGGCCCCGGTGCGTGCGCCGCTGCCGCCCGTACCGCCCGTGCCGCCGATTCCGCCGGAGGGCGTCGCGCAGGAGCTGATGGCGGCCTTCGGTCCGCAGGGCATCTGCCGCTACGACCAGCGTGCGGTGTCGCGGCAGGGTGTGCCGGAGGCGGTGGCGCTGACGATGGTGTGGGCGGGGCTGCCGGCCGACTTCGGCCCGTTCTTCTGGGCGCAGCCGGCTCAGCCGGTGGTGCCGACGCTGGCGGAGCTGGCGGCGCAGCGGCAGGTGCAGGCGGCGCCGGACGCCGGGTCGTACCTGGTGATGGGCAGCGACTTCGGCCGTGCGCTGTGTGTGCAGTACGGCACGGCGCACATCATGGCCGTACCGGTGGAGGCGGGGCCGGGCGGCCAGTCGGCGCCGCCGCAGTTCGTGAACACCGGGCTGCCGGAGTTCACCCGGTCGCTGGCGCTGCTGGGACGGATGTGGCGGCTGCGGTTCGGGCTCAATCCGGAGCAGGCGGGCCGCTGGACCGTCGACTTCCAGGCACAGCTGGCCGCGCTGGATCCGGCGGCGCTGGCGTCGCCGGAGAGCTGGTGGTCGGTCCTGCTCGAACAGATGTGGGACGGCTTGCTCTGA
- a CDS encoding SMI1/KNR4 family protein → MTTGRLGQQAAPPNAGYAGQVVQFPDPVRASRHPHGVRVDDRGFPDFVPYARAAAEIAEPPEGFGVDELRLTDYVSANAALAAAGHELWDTIPPVATPHGWTWHHVPASRRLVLVPVEVKALLRHHGGLATTRVDHGKRGTRPLQETRPVHFGLPKGEVSVTERQLLGVEEDLGYRLPGAYRSFLKAAGGCAPVGAALDPELGLLVDQPFFTVRDQAAVNDLVYVNKCLRDHLTKDHLGVGFVQGGILAVKVRGERIGSVWFCAYDDARDQDGWSVQERVERLLLPCGDDFDVFLQRLAGNPPELETVANLMVDGGFAQAVPVEG, encoded by the coding sequence ATGACGACAGGTCGGCTCGGGCAGCAAGCCGCGCCACCGAACGCCGGTTATGCCGGGCAGGTCGTGCAGTTCCCGGATCCGGTCCGGGCTTCCCGTCACCCGCACGGGGTACGGGTCGACGACCGCGGCTTTCCGGATTTCGTGCCTTACGCGCGTGCCGCCGCCGAGATCGCCGAGCCTCCCGAGGGGTTCGGCGTGGACGAGTTGCGGCTCACGGACTACGTGTCGGCGAACGCGGCGCTGGCCGCCGCGGGGCACGAGTTGTGGGACACGATTCCGCCGGTGGCCACCCCGCACGGCTGGACCTGGCACCATGTGCCGGCTTCCCGGCGGCTGGTGCTGGTCCCGGTCGAGGTGAAGGCGCTGTTGCGGCACCACGGCGGTCTCGCGACGACGCGGGTGGACCACGGCAAGCGCGGTACGCGCCCGTTGCAGGAGACCAGGCCGGTGCACTTCGGGCTGCCGAAGGGCGAGGTGTCGGTCACGGAGCGGCAGTTGCTGGGGGTCGAGGAGGATCTCGGCTACCGGCTGCCGGGTGCGTACCGCTCGTTCCTGAAGGCGGCGGGCGGCTGCGCGCCGGTGGGCGCCGCCCTGGACCCGGAGTTGGGGCTGCTGGTGGACCAGCCGTTCTTCACGGTGCGGGACCAGGCCGCGGTCAACGACCTGGTGTACGTGAACAAGTGTCTGCGCGACCACCTGACCAAGGACCATCTGGGCGTCGGTTTCGTCCAGGGCGGCATCCTGGCGGTCAAGGTACGGGGCGAGCGGATCGGTTCGGTGTGGTTCTGCGCGTACGACGACGCCCGTGACCAGGACGGCTGGAGCGTGCAGGAGCGCGTGGAACGGCTGTTGCTGCCGTGCGGTGACGACTTCGACGTCTTTCTGCAGCGACTGGCGGGCAATCCGCCGGAGTTGGAGACCGTGGCGAACCTGATGGTGGACGGCGGCTTCGCGCAGGCCGTCCCGGTGGAGGGATGA
- a CDS encoding sensor histidine kinase, translating into MTTTGAHQDAGGPTARGYWWWERRRGVALDVGLAVVSALECALEGVRFAGSTALPAPVGVIFGLLAGATLLLRRPWPFAVVLVSIAVTPAEMGFLMGIVGLYTLAASEMPRRITGALAGMSLVATFIVTFVRTRQNVSTASFDSYEWYVPTVAVLMSVGLTAPPVLFGLYVGARRRLMESLRERADSLEQELSLLADRAEQRAEWARTEERTRIAREMHDVVAHRVSLMVVHAAALQAVALKDPPKAVKNAALVGDMGRQALTELREMLGVLRTGEQVAARKAADASAPVQVVVPLAAVGMAAAAAAAAAAEDGPGMADIEALVGQSRDAGMVVELSVQGDSREYAPVVEQTAYRVVQEALTNVHKHAAGSKVMVRLAHRGEEVAMQVENGPSDAGVADAGLPSGGNGLVGMRERVMALGGVFVSGETDAGGFRVSAVLPHRLSA; encoded by the coding sequence ATGACCACAACGGGGGCACATCAGGACGCCGGGGGCCCGACCGCCCGTGGCTACTGGTGGTGGGAGAGGCGGCGCGGCGTCGCGCTCGATGTGGGGCTGGCCGTGGTGTCGGCTCTGGAGTGCGCGCTGGAGGGTGTGCGGTTCGCGGGGAGTACGGCGTTGCCCGCGCCGGTGGGGGTGATCTTCGGGCTGTTGGCGGGGGCGACGCTGTTGTTGCGGCGGCCGTGGCCGTTCGCGGTGGTGCTGGTGTCGATCGCTGTCACGCCGGCCGAGATGGGCTTCCTGATGGGGATCGTGGGGCTCTACACGCTCGCCGCTTCGGAGATGCCGCGCCGGATCACGGGTGCGCTGGCGGGGATGTCGCTGGTGGCGACGTTCATCGTGACGTTCGTGCGGACGCGGCAGAACGTGTCGACGGCGAGCTTCGATTCGTACGAGTGGTACGTGCCGACGGTGGCGGTGCTGATGTCGGTGGGGCTGACGGCTCCGCCGGTGTTGTTCGGGCTGTATGTGGGGGCGCGGCGGCGGCTGATGGAGAGCTTGCGGGAGCGTGCGGACAGTCTGGAGCAGGAGTTGTCGCTGCTGGCCGACCGGGCCGAGCAGCGGGCGGAGTGGGCGCGTACGGAGGAGCGGACGCGGATCGCCCGGGAGATGCATGACGTGGTGGCGCACCGGGTGAGTCTGATGGTGGTGCACGCGGCGGCGTTGCAGGCGGTGGCGTTGAAGGATCCGCCGAAGGCGGTGAAGAACGCGGCGCTGGTGGGGGACATGGGCCGGCAGGCGCTGACGGAGCTGCGGGAGATGCTGGGGGTTCTGCGTACGGGGGAGCAGGTGGCCGCGCGTAAGGCGGCGGACGCTTCGGCGCCTGTGCAGGTGGTGGTGCCGCTGGCGGCGGTGGGGATGGCGGCTGCGGCTGCGGCGGCTGCCGCGGCGGAGGACGGTCCTGGGATGGCGGACATCGAGGCGCTGGTGGGGCAGTCGCGGGACGCGGGGATGGTGGTGGAGCTGTCGGTGCAGGGGGATTCGCGGGAGTACGCGCCGGTGGTGGAGCAGACGGCGTACCGGGTGGTGCAGGAGGCGTTGACGAATGTGCACAAGCACGCGGCGGGCTCGAAGGTGATGGTGCGGTTGGCGCACCGGGGTGAGGAGGTCGCGATGCAGGTGGAGAACGGGCCTTCGGACGCGGGTGTGGCGGACGCGGGGCTGCCGAGCGGCGGTAACGGTCTGGTGGGGATGCGGGAGCGGGTCATGGCGCTGGGCGGGGTGTTCGTGTCGGGGGAGACGGACGCGGGCGGGTTCCGGGTGTCGGCGGTGCTGCCGCACCGGCTGTCGGCGTAG